The Eublepharis macularius isolate TG4126 chromosome 12, MPM_Emac_v1.0, whole genome shotgun sequence genomic sequence TAGAAAATCTTAGCAGGAGGGCCATTTAAGCAGcactttattttatcctcaaacaCACAACACTGCGAATGAATGACTGAGTTTGACCCAGTGAGCTCCGTGCAGAGTGCAGGCTTGAAGTCTCCTAGTAATCCTACACTCTGAGCCCCACTCCGCATTGGCTTGCCTTTCCTTTGTCTGATGTTCTGAGTGGCAAACTTGCCAGGGCCAAGAAAAACGCCGCAGGTAAGCTGACATCTCTGCAGAACAATCAGCCCTGACACGGCATCCAGACCCAGAGAGTCCCAGTTGAAACGAAAACAGCACCAGCTGCTCTCCATACATCCCTGGAACATACCCACCCAAAGAAACTACTCCGCAACAGCAAGAACGTGTGTGTTTTTGCATACAGAGTAAACGAGAGTGAATTGTTCCTCTTTTCTTTCAGGGGGAAGTGTCCAGCCATGTTCTCTCTCGTCTGGACTCTTGTGGTTCAGTCCGGGGCAAGTTTGCTATGCTTTTTGTAGTCTTTTCTGCTAAGATCATAGATGAGAACTGAGTTCTCGAGGGAGGAAAAGGAGGTAGGATGAAGTGAAGAGAATAAGGGTGCAGGATCCAACGATTCTAAGAGATTGCTGAGATTTTAGAAGGTAATGCACTTACTGGCCGAGATGGACATAAGAGCTTGGATGGGCCTCCACGCCATCATACAGACCATCATGGTGGGGAAGATGGAGATTGTGTTACCCGCCATGTACATGATGAATAAATTCATGGGGATTTGCTTCAAGGGGCCCAGGGCAATATCCCAGCAGCGCTGAAAAGGTGGGAGAGAAAAGGGGCTGAATCCAAGATACAAACGGAGATTCAAGTTTACATCTCGCTTTCCCGAAGCCCAACAGAGGAGATCCTTGCCGATTCTTTCTGCACCTCCTCAGAGTACACTAAGGGATCCAGTTGCTAGCCCCGCCTCCTCACCCCTACAGTACCTTTTCCACTAGAATACGGTCTGTCTCTTGCACGCTCGTGTCTGGCACCTGCTTGTCTGAGtaccctacaggatacatagtATCCCCTTGCCCACCGCCTCGGTCACTGCGGCCcctggcaaaagaaaaaaaggtgagaTGTGCTTCAGCCAAATTCAGGTATGTTCCAGGGATGCAGCCATGTCCCAAGATCTGCTGACTCAGGATGCCCATGTCTTGACCTCCAAGTAGGTACTCACCTACTGCCGCTGCCTGGGCCACTTAGCTCAATGGCCCATTTGAAACGCCGTCC encodes the following:
- the EMC4 gene encoding ER membrane protein complex subunit 4, whose translation is MSTPGGLATNRGRRFKWAIELSGPGSGSRGRSDRGGGQGDTMYPVGYSDKQVPDTSVQETDRILVEKRCWDIALGPLKQIPMNLFIMYMAGNTISIFPTMMVCMMAWRPIQALMSISATFKLLESSSQKFLQGLVYLIGNLLGLALAVYKCQSMGLLPTHASDWLAFIEPPERIEFTGGGLVL